In Gemmobacter sp. 24YEA27, a genomic segment contains:
- a CDS encoding sugar ABC transporter ATP-binding protein codes for MPQDAIVITGLTRSFARNHVLRGVNLTLPAGKVTVLMGANGAGKSTLVKILCGVQRRDTGEITLGCQPFDPPDPASALRAGVVTVHQNINDGVAPDLDVASNLLLDELAAGSSFLLNARRMREEALRIAGAVGLDVDVTRPVRELSLADRQLVSIARAMSHRPRLLILDEPTSSLSATETERLFILIDRLRAEGVAILYISHRMSDIRRLADRIVSMRDGQISGQFEGETLDYAGAVRAMLGHEITEVDIDIPPQGRAVIGARALRLRPDAVPFDLSLHENEVVAITGLVGSGKSLLAEVLFGVSRAHGGTVTLDGAPYMPKNPGAAVQAGVFLSAKDRLLNAVIPEFDITRNMVLPFLSRHSGLLSLLHPGSERATATRMIGEMGVVCQSPKDGILTLSGGNQQKVVVARWLAEASRLLILDEPFQGVDIQARRDIGRHIRASASGRATLVLCAEIDEALEVADRILVMSEHSIIGAHRNQNIDLGLVMAQVTESAAGMPS; via the coding sequence GTGCCGCAGGACGCCATCGTTATCACGGGGCTGACCCGTTCTTTTGCGCGCAATCATGTGCTCCGGGGGGTCAATCTGACCCTGCCGGCGGGCAAGGTGACTGTGTTGATGGGGGCGAACGGGGCGGGGAAATCCACTCTGGTCAAGATCCTCTGCGGCGTGCAGCGCCGCGATACCGGCGAGATCACGCTGGGCTGCCAGCCCTTTGATCCGCCGGACCCGGCCTCTGCATTGCGGGCGGGGGTGGTGACTGTGCATCAGAACATCAATGACGGGGTGGCGCCGGATCTTGACGTGGCCTCGAATCTTTTGCTCGACGAGCTGGCGGCGGGATCGTCTTTCTTGCTCAACGCCCGCCGGATGCGCGAAGAGGCGCTGCGGATCGCCGGCGCGGTTGGGCTGGATGTCGATGTTACGCGCCCGGTGCGCGAGCTGAGCCTTGCCGACCGGCAGCTGGTTTCCATCGCCCGCGCCATGTCGCATCGCCCCCGGCTTCTGATCCTCGACGAGCCGACCTCATCGCTTTCGGCGACCGAAACGGAACGGTTGTTCATTTTGATCGACCGGCTGCGCGCCGAGGGTGTGGCGATCCTTTATATCTCGCATCGCATGTCCGATATCCGTCGCCTTGCCGACCGGATTGTCTCGATGCGGGACGGGCAGATTTCCGGCCAGTTCGAGGGCGAAACCCTGGATTACGCCGGCGCCGTGCGCGCCATGCTGGGTCATGAGATCACCGAGGTCGATATCGACATTCCGCCTCAGGGCCGGGCGGTGATCGGGGCGCGCGCGCTGCGGCTCCGGCCCGATGCGGTGCCGTTCGATCTGAGCCTGCATGAAAATGAGGTCGTGGCGATCACCGGCCTTGTCGGGTCGGGGAAATCGCTGCTGGCCGAGGTGCTTTTCGGTGTCTCACGCGCGCATGGCGGCACGGTCACCCTGGACGGCGCGCCATATATGCCGAAAAATCCGGGCGCGGCGGTGCAGGCGGGAGTGTTTCTTTCGGCGAAAGACCGGCTTTTGAATGCGGTGATCCCGGAATTCGACATCACCCGCAATATGGTGCTGCCCTTCCTGTCGCGCCATTCGGGGCTGCTGTCGCTGCTGCACCCCGGGTCCGAACGCGCCACCGCGACCAGGATGATCGGTGAGATGGGCGTCGTGTGTCAGAGCCCGAAAGACGGGATCCTGACGCTCTCGGGCGGCAATCAGCAAAAGGTTGTGGTCGCGCGCTGGCTGGCCGAGGCCTCGCGCCTTCTGATCCTTGATGAGCCCTTCCAGGGGGTCGATATCCAGGCGCGCCGCGACATCGGCCGCCATATCCGTGCCAGCGCCTCTGGCCGCGCCACCCTGGTGCTGTGTGCCGAGATCGACGAGGCGCTGGAAGTGGCCGATCGCATCCTTGTCATGAGCGAGCATTCGATCATCGGCGCCCATCGCAATCAGAATATCGACCTTGGCCTTGTCATGGCGCAGGTCACCGAATCCGCCGCAGGAATGCCTTCATGA
- a CDS encoding ABC transporter permease — MKKDFNLTDFAIRYGFLILMAGLVIGFSIAQPAFLTARSGVFILQSVAITGILALGVTATLVVGGFDLSIGAVATSALMLSAYTMVIWDLGAVEAVVFCLAMGAFVGLINGLLIVKMRVPDLLATLGMMFLLMGLQRIPTEGNSISTGMSLPGGGTATGTFSPGFLMLGRHRLDFILEDLVPLSVVFLIVIAFLVWGFLELTRHGRVMYAIGSNAKAASLAGINVNFYRILAYVISGTLASFGGILLAARLGRGDVASGNNLLLDAVAAALIGFAVLGAAKPNAFGTAIGALFVGILLQGLTMLNAPYYTQDFIKGAVLVVALVFTFALSGRGGRARG; from the coding sequence ATGAAAAAAGACTTCAATCTGACCGATTTCGCGATCCGCTACGGGTTCCTGATCCTGATGGCGGGGCTGGTGATCGGCTTTTCCATCGCGCAACCGGCTTTCCTGACTGCACGCAGCGGCGTCTTCATCCTGCAATCGGTGGCGATCACCGGCATCCTGGCACTTGGCGTCACCGCGACCCTGGTGGTGGGCGGCTTCGACCTGTCCATCGGGGCGGTCGCGACCTCTGCCCTGATGCTTTCGGCCTATACGATGGTGATCTGGGATCTCGGTGCGGTCGAGGCGGTGGTGTTCTGCCTTGCCATGGGCGCCTTTGTCGGCCTGATCAACGGATTGCTGATCGTTAAGATGCGGGTGCCGGATCTTCTGGCGACGCTTGGGATGATGTTCCTGCTGATGGGGTTGCAGCGTATCCCGACGGAAGGAAATTCCATCTCGACCGGCATGTCGCTGCCCGGAGGCGGCACCGCGACCGGCACATTCTCGCCCGGCTTTCTGATGCTGGGGCGACACCGGCTCGATTTCATCCTTGAGGATCTGGTGCCGCTGTCGGTGGTGTTCCTGATCGTGATTGCGTTCCTCGTCTGGGGGTTTCTCGAACTCACCCGCCATGGCCGTGTCATGTATGCGATCGGATCGAACGCAAAAGCGGCGAGCCTTGCGGGCATTAACGTCAATTTCTACCGCATTCTGGCCTATGTGATCTCGGGCACGCTGGCATCGTTCGGGGGCATCCTGCTCGCGGCGCGGCTGGGGCGGGGCGATGTGGCCTCGGGCAACAACCTGTTGCTTGATGCCGTGGCCGCCGCGCTGATCGGCTTTGCCGTGCTGGGCGCCGCGAAGCCGAATGCTTTTGGCACCGCCATTGGCGCGCTGTTTGTCGGCATCCTGTTGCAGGGCCTGACCATGCTGAACGCACCTTATTACACGCAGGATTTCATCAAGGGCGCCGTGCTGGTCGTCGCCCTCGTCTTTACCTTCGCGCTTTCCGGTCGGGGAGGCCGGGCGCGCGGCTGA